Part of the Catalinimonas alkaloidigena genome is shown below.
CTATGCGTAGATATGTATCGCTCCAGCATAGTATAGGTAGCCTGGGGTAGTAATGTCAGGCTGTGCTGTAGCACCTTATTTTTTACAGAACGGTTATTAAACACGTCTCTTCGCAGGTTAAGGAGAAAGTTTTGTGCGGCAGGATCGTCAGTGCGACCAATTAACGAATACAGATGATCACTCAACTCCTGCTTCAATTTCGCAGCGACGCTTTCCAACGCTATGACTTTCTTAGCAATATCCGGAAGCTTATCAGTCTGCATCTGCTCAAGACATTCGTATGGCTTTCCGCCTATTCGGGCGAGTATGTGAGGGAAAATCTCCATCGTAAAAAGGATTCTATAAAACTGATAAAAGAAAATGGATGAGCGCAACTTGCCCAGGTCAGTATAGCTTTTACACTGACCTGAGCCTTATGCTATAGCTGAACCTGCTCTTCCTGCAGCTTAAGGCTCAGATGTTGCGCGCAAGCCTGCAACAGAAACATGAGGTATCTTTCATTTTCGTGCAATACACCCAGCCGGTTATTCGTAGCATGAATGATTTCTTTATAAAAGAACCATAAGGGGTATCGCTCCAGTATCTTCACTTCACTTGATTCATCCTGAATGGGATCGGGCAGAAACAGTTTTTCTTCGGTATGGAAGAGGGTGATTTTCTCCCTGCTCATTTTCAGTTCACCAAGGTAAGTTGCTAAGGCTTCTTCCAAGTTACGTTGCCCTTCCGTTTCGGATTTCTCCCACAGGCTCCCCAGAAAGCCAAGCATTTGCTCTTGTTGCTGCTCAAACTTATCCTCAAACTTCTGGTACAGTTTATCCTCCACTTCCTGCTTTAATAAGGGCATAGGGCTGACCTTATCGTTGAAGATAAAAGGACCCGGTATAGTCGAGAACTGATAAGCTCCCCAATCTTTCCAGTAGTTTTCACAGAATAAGTTGATTTCCTGCAGACTCAGCCCAAGGGTGTGCAATACCAGCCAGTTAATTTTTATTACCTCGCCCAGCTTTTCATTGTAGTTAATTCCTGGCTTTTGAGAGATCAGGTCAAGCACAAATTTTGATGAGGAATGAAACTGCTCCTCTAAAAATTTTAACCCTTCTGACCCCATGTATTTCATCAGCTCTACTTCAAACTCATAGTACTGAAATGAATTATTGGGGAAAAGCTGAAACTTCTTGGGAAGGCGCTTGTACAGATCGGGAGTAACCCTCAGCGAAGGGTTCATGGATAGGTAGCTACCAAAAGTATTTTCTATATAGGGAAGAATATGTTCCTCAAAAATAGTTTTGTCTGTCACCAGGTAAAGGCTGATATGAGCACCATTCTTGTAGTTGCGCGTGAAAAAGACATTTTCTGCCCAGCCCATCTCGCTGAGGTTTTCAATGGATGGCTTGATCAATTCAATAAGCATTTCTTCCTGCGGTTCGGCATAGTACATGTCTACCATGAACCACTTTTTCACCTTATTATATTGCGGAGGTATCCCTGCCTCATAGGCTGCTGCTCTGTCATCAAGCTGCAATAGTACATTTTTCGTGAGGGTGATGACTTTATCTTTTCGCTGGTGCTGACAGAAATCGTCTATGGCTTTTTTGAGCTGCTCTCCCAGCTGCTTATCGTACTCCTCTACAGCCCTGAACTGCCACTTGCCCTGCCCCTTATTGGTCCACTGTCCATTGATGATCAGCATGACTTTGGTAAGAAAATAAAATAAGTTTGACAGGATAAAATAGCTTTCATGATAGTCGTCATTATCTACAAAATCTTCCAGCCGGTTATTGATAATGTAGTGATAAAGCGCTTTTTCATAAGGGGTATAGGGAAGAGGCCCCTGATCGTAAATTTCACCTGCTTCAGTTTGAAGGCTGGCAATCACCTGATCCGTATCTTTAATGATCACTCCTTTTACGATCAGGTCCAGGAATGCCTTATTTCTTCTTTTTCTGTCGTACGCCATGTTATCTCTGGACTGGCTGATCCGATGAACCATCGCTTCTATTTTCTGCCCTTCAAAATGGTATAGCTTACGGTAATGTGAATGAATGTCTTCATAGAATACCAGTAAATCCAGGTCGGAGTGTGGCTTCATTTCTCCAGTCACCGCACTGCCGCTCAATATGGCTCCCTGAGCATCCGGAAATTGCTGATCTATAAACCTTCTGGCAATTATTGTATAATCCATGATTTTCATATTTAGGTTGAAATAGTATTTGCGCATTGGTGAATGATGTAGAACAGATAGCACTCATCAGCATACCTGAGGCCGAGCTGATTGTTGAGCATGTGGGTGATATGCTTATAATTCATAAAGCTGTACTGGGTGAACTTATCCATCTCAATATGCCAGTTGGGACTTACCTCCGATAGCAGGAGCTGCTCCTGCTGATTTAACGCTGAAATGTTTTGCGTAAAGCCATTCATTTTATGATGCCATTCAGACTCTAGCTCTCCGGTAAATTCATGCTCCTGCAATTTCTGCCATATGCTCTGAATTGTAGCTTTGGTATTAGGCGCAGTGTGCTGATAATTAGCCTCCATTTTTTCGATAAAGTTTTTCCCTGTCTGTGCGTTGACTGTAGCACCGCAGGCATAGGGAATCAGCTCCTGTAGCTGAAACCAGGCAGAAACCTTCAGCTTATCTGTATCAATAGCAAGGGCATGAAAACTAAGCAGTGCCAGCTTCAGCGCTGCTCCCATGGCTTTGCGCTCTGACCAGCCTGAGTCCTGCTGAATGAGCCTGCCTATCCGCGATGAGGAAAAATCAAACAAATCTTCCATCAGTTTGGTGGCCGCGTTTCCACCGAACAATGCGGGTAAGATCTCTTTACGCTGGTATTGCAGGCTATTATCAGGAAACCACTGCTGCTCCTTAGGAAGATCCGCTACCCATGCGGGCGTTACTCTTACTGAAGGTGCCTTTTTGAAATAAGCCTCAAAACACTGATTCGCGAAGGGTTTGATAAGTGTATCAAATGTTTCTTCTTCAGTGATCAGAAAGAGGCTGAGGTGCGGGCCGTTTTCAGTATAACGGTTAAAGAAGCATCGCTCCACCCAGTTTTTTTGCCGCAGAAACTGAACAAAGGGGGGCACGGCTTCTGTGATCAGCCTGTTCTGGTCGCTTGCGTAGTAAATTTCAATTGAAAACCATTTCCTGCTCTGGTTCAACTCGGGAGGTACGCCATTTTTAAACCCACTCTTGAGGCGTCCGCCACTATAGCTAAGCTGCTCATGGACAAGCGTAGCAATGGCTTCTTTATCGGCTTGCTGATAAAACCCTTCCATGGCTGATATCAATGTGTGATAAATATCTTCATCGTATTGCTGTAGTGCTTTGATTTGCCATTTTCCGCTACCTTTATACGGCCATTTGCCGTGGGTGATCAGGATAAAGTCTAACAGATTAGTGAGCAGGTCGTTCAGGATAAAGCAGCTTATCGCGAAGCTTTCTGAGGTCATAAAATCATCCAGGCGATTGGTGATCACATACCTTTGCTTTTGAAGCTCACTATCCGATAATGGAGCGGGGCCCGCTTGGTATATTTTTTTTACTTCGCATCTTATCCTGGCTAAATGCCCCTCGGTATCTTTCAGTATTTTGCTTTTCAGACATAATTCTTTCAGGGCGTTTTTCCTTTTTTCTCCTTCAGCTACTATTTCATTCAAAAAAGTATGTGTAGGATATACCATAGCCTCAATTTCGTAACCTGCATAGGTGAACACCTCCCGATAACTGGACTGAATGCGGTCATAAAAGATCAGCAGGTCTATATCTGAGCGCTCATTAAAACTACCGTTTACCGCACTACCACATATGAGTAGCCCATCACTATCCGGAAACCTGGAATTTGTAGCGTTCAGTGCTATCTGGTCTATATTTTTTGTCTGATACATGGTTTGTTTTAGGTAATGTAGGTGTTGTAAAAGTGGAGAAAGAATGCTTTCACTGCCTTGGTCTGCGAACTGCTGTTGTAAAGCAGGCTGGTAATAAGCTGATGCAGCTATTACCAGCCAATGCAATCAACCTCCTGCGTACTGATCATCCTCTTTGCAATTCCACCAGCTTGAATCTTTGGTGATATCGTATGAGAGGGCACTAACTGCGGTTGCAGAGGCAACAGTAGCTGATACAGCAGACACACAAGGCACTGATGTTCCTCCTTTTTGGGCAGCCTGCTCCTCAGGGCTCAAAGAAGTCACGAAGCTTTCTACCTGGAGCTCTTCCAAATTGATTTTCTCGTTTGTCATGATAATAAAATTTAAAAGGTTAGAAAAAATGAAAGTTGTTCTTTAGTTTCCATAAGGAAGAGCCGCGTAACCTGAAAATAGCTGAGCATGAATGATCAGAG
Proteins encoded:
- a CDS encoding pinensin family lanthipeptide, coding for MTNEKINLEELQVESFVTSLSPEEQAAQKGGTSVPCVSAVSATVASATAVSALSYDITKDSSWWNCKEDDQYAGG
- a CDS encoding lantibiotic dehydratase C-terminal domain-containing protein, encoding MYQTKNIDQIALNATNSRFPDSDGLLICGSAVNGSFNERSDIDLLIFYDRIQSSYREVFTYAGYEIEAMVYPTHTFLNEIVAEGEKRKNALKELCLKSKILKDTEGHLARIRCEVKKIYQAGPAPLSDSELQKQRYVITNRLDDFMTSESFAISCFILNDLLTNLLDFILITHGKWPYKGSGKWQIKALQQYDEDIYHTLISAMEGFYQQADKEAIATLVHEQLSYSGGRLKSGFKNGVPPELNQSRKWFSIEIYYASDQNRLITEAVPPFVQFLRQKNWVERCFFNRYTENGPHLSLFLITEEETFDTLIKPFANQCFEAYFKKAPSVRVTPAWVADLPKEQQWFPDNSLQYQRKEILPALFGGNAATKLMEDLFDFSSSRIGRLIQQDSGWSERKAMGAALKLALLSFHALAIDTDKLKVSAWFQLQELIPYACGATVNAQTGKNFIEKMEANYQHTAPNTKATIQSIWQKLQEHEFTGELESEWHHKMNGFTQNISALNQQEQLLLSEVSPNWHIEMDKFTQYSFMNYKHITHMLNNQLGLRYADECYLFYIIHQCANTIST
- a CDS encoding lantibiotic dehydratase C-terminal domain-containing protein, whose amino-acid sequence is MDYTIIARRFIDQQFPDAQGAILSGSAVTGEMKPHSDLDLLVFYEDIHSHYRKLYHFEGQKIEAMVHRISQSRDNMAYDRKRRNKAFLDLIVKGVIIKDTDQVIASLQTEAGEIYDQGPLPYTPYEKALYHYIINNRLEDFVDNDDYHESYFILSNLFYFLTKVMLIINGQWTNKGQGKWQFRAVEEYDKQLGEQLKKAIDDFCQHQRKDKVITLTKNVLLQLDDRAAAYEAGIPPQYNKVKKWFMVDMYYAEPQEEMLIELIKPSIENLSEMGWAENVFFTRNYKNGAHISLYLVTDKTIFEEHILPYIENTFGSYLSMNPSLRVTPDLYKRLPKKFQLFPNNSFQYYEFEVELMKYMGSEGLKFLEEQFHSSSKFVLDLISQKPGINYNEKLGEVIKINWLVLHTLGLSLQEINLFCENYWKDWGAYQFSTIPGPFIFNDKVSPMPLLKQEVEDKLYQKFEDKFEQQQEQMLGFLGSLWEKSETEGQRNLEEALATYLGELKMSREKITLFHTEEKLFLPDPIQDESSEVKILERYPLWFFYKEIIHATNNRLGVLHENERYLMFLLQACAQHLSLKLQEEQVQL